The Sesamum indicum cultivar Zhongzhi No. 13 linkage group LG6, S_indicum_v1.0, whole genome shotgun sequence genome has a segment encoding these proteins:
- the LOC105164761 gene encoding uncharacterized protein LOC105164761, giving the protein MAIIGDALRQAFMPKHEYESLREEEKAWQKIQKPLISLSLTLISLSVLVSTVISLKIVFPDDNLRRPFCRDLRIQPLSINFTTPVASVGVRGESDLLPGAFVLTDQETVDYYWMVVFVPSAMIFAASVVYLIAGITVAYSAPVRHGCLKVVENNYCASRRGGVRCLSILNIVFAIIFGLLALFLGSTLLTLGSSCSLPLFWCYEIACWGLVILHGGAAFFLRRKAAVILDESDLAGRNIGLEMLEANPPEFTPDMERRVDEGFKAWMGPSFLSSDEEDEPDDYLEAPSITHSNSTRLRV; this is encoded by the exons ATGGCGATAATAGGGGACGCCTTGCGGCAAGCATTCATGCCGAAGCACGAGTACGAGAGCCTCCGGGAAGAGGAGAAGGCCTGGCAGAAGATACAGAAGCCACTGATTTCCCTCTCGCTCACCCTAATTTCCCTTTCTGTTTTGGTTTCCACTGTAATTAGCTTGAAGATAGTGTTTCCAGATGACAATTTGAGGAGGCCGTTCTGCCGTGATCTTAGGATTCAGCCTCTGTCCATTAATTTCACCACGCCGGTGGCGAGCGTCGGCGTACGCGGTGAGTCGGATCTTTTGCCCGGCGCTTTTGTTTTGACGGATCAGGAGACGGTTGATTATTACTGGATGGTGGTGTTTGTTCCTTCCGCTATGATCTTCGCGGCTTCTGTGGTTTACCTGATTGCAG GGATTACTGTTGCTTATAGTGCTCCTGTACGCCATGGATGCTTGAAGGTGGTTGAGAACAATTACTGTGCATCTAGAAGAG GAGGTGTTCGCTGTCTGTCCATACTGAACATTGTGTTTGCCATCATATTTGGTCTTCTTGCACTATTTCTTGGTTCAACTCTCCTCACACTTGGTAGCAGCTGCTCTTTGCCACTGTTTTGGTGCTATGAAATTGCATGTTGGGGTTTGGTCATTCTGCATGGAGGGGCTGCTTTCTTCCTCAGAAGAAAAGCAGCAGTGATACTTGATGAGAGTGACCTTGCTGGTAGAAATATTGGGTTAGAGATGCTTGAAGCAAACCCTCCAGAATTCACGCCGGACATGGAGAGACGTGTCGATGAAGGTTTTAAAGCATGGATGGGTCCGTCTTTCCTGTCCTCTGATGAGGAGGATGAACCTGATGATTATCTAGAAGCGCCCAGTATAACCCATTCAAACTCCACCCGCCTGAGAGTGTGA